A part of Timaviella obliquedivisa GSE-PSE-MK23-08B genomic DNA contains:
- a CDS encoding pGP6-D family virulence protein encodes MAHSSRYPQGGAVIETQDAQEFDYGALDEKTRKWLDRVEIEITVLLLQVEDLGNRYVSQVIQVGERLVNVRDRLRYVRPGGFDGWCALKGWCRAQAYNYISAYERFGKCPIVGHFDIAPSALWMLSAATVPEEVRDQALALAREGRAIDRATAKTLIYKTKPVSQERLEIGAEINIAAGEFQGQAATVLEVKKNHVVVELADSQRKLPMLYSEVFVQPEKPPTLEKPAPKEMTKEVGCYADTSRVAVCESKLAIVQERCKRLEGELSELKQKCFQTETGLRDKTQYSDALCRFIESILTMLPTELQAKGKLLLENA; translated from the coding sequence ATGGCACACTCTTCGAGATACCCGCAAGGGGGCGCGGTTATTGAAACTCAGGACGCACAAGAGTTTGACTATGGAGCATTGGACGAGAAGACACGCAAATGGTTAGACAGGGTGGAAATAGAAATTACGGTACTGTTGCTTCAGGTCGAAGATTTGGGCAATCGCTACGTTAGCCAAGTGATTCAAGTGGGTGAACGTCTTGTGAACGTCCGCGATCGCCTTCGATATGTTCGCCCAGGCGGGTTTGATGGCTGGTGTGCGCTCAAGGGCTGGTGCCGTGCCCAGGCTTATAATTACATTTCTGCTTATGAGCGCTTTGGAAAGTGTCCAATCGTTGGACACTTTGATATTGCGCCTTCAGCCTTGTGGATGCTATCGGCGGCAACGGTGCCAGAGGAAGTGAGAGATCAGGCTCTAGCCTTGGCGCGGGAAGGGCGGGCGATCGATCGGGCTACAGCAAAAACGTTAATCTACAAAACTAAGCCAGTTTCTCAAGAGCGCTTAGAGATTGGAGCGGAAATTAATATTGCAGCCGGAGAGTTTCAAGGGCAAGCCGCCACAGTCCTTGAGGTAAAAAAGAATCATGTGGTGGTTGAACTTGCTGACTCGCAGCGCAAACTGCCCATGCTTTATTCCGAAGTGTTTGTGCAGCCAGAGAAACCGCCTACGCTTGAAAAACCTGCCCCTAAAGAGATGACAAAAGAGGTAGGCTGCTACGCAGATACCTCAAGGGTCGCGGTTTGTGAATCGAAACTGGCGATCGTGCAGGAACGCTGTAAACGATTGGAGGGAGAGCTAAGTGAACTCAAGCAGAAATGCTTCCAGACCGAAACTGGACTACGAGACAAAACGCAATACAGTGACGCACTATGCCGATTCATTGAATCAATTTTGACAATGCTGCCGACAGAGCTTCAAGCAAAAGGAAAACTGCTTTTAGAGAATGCTTAA
- a CDS encoding SH3 domain-containing protein codes for MEAELSPQEMQLLLAEARKLIAAEPPEAGSPDLDRRLAQIQSGQFEPSDQHRADGLMPVPTMSMIQPHHYQTSVMPKRPEMSKTDYFGAIAAIGVIGLFAIAGLGIIASLVVMAGKSAEGASYRATIEQLVADNQKLSSQAIKAAEDGKPRCYGLIVTSCGEQAEPSYQPVAQPKEMQVQAVEAPAQIALICDANAMATATPVNVRSGGGVEFAIVAQVPCGGAVEVLRYEPDGWSKVAAGAATGYMKTSFLGG; via the coding sequence ATGGAAGCTGAATTAAGCCCCCAGGAAATGCAGCTTTTATTGGCAGAAGCTAGAAAACTCATAGCAGCAGAGCCACCAGAAGCAGGCTCGCCCGATCTCGATCGCCGTCTAGCACAGATTCAATCAGGGCAGTTTGAGCCGTCCGATCAACATCGAGCAGATGGATTAATGCCTGTTCCTACAATGAGCATGATTCAACCTCATCATTACCAGACTTCAGTGATGCCCAAGCGTCCTGAAATGAGTAAGACGGATTACTTTGGGGCGATCGCTGCCATTGGAGTTATCGGCTTGTTTGCGATCGCAGGACTGGGGATAATTGCCTCGTTAGTGGTGATGGCTGGCAAGAGTGCGGAAGGGGCAAGTTACCGAGCGACGATCGAGCAACTGGTGGCAGACAACCAGAAGTTATCCTCTCAGGCTATTAAAGCAGCGGAAGACGGCAAACCTCGTTGCTATGGCTTGATCGTAACAAGTTGCGGGGAACAGGCTGAACCTAGCTATCAACCTGTTGCTCAGCCCAAAGAAATGCAGGTACAGGCAGTTGAGGCTCCAGCGCAAATCGCTTTGATTTGTGATGCCAATGCAATGGCGACGGCAACGCCTGTGAATGTGCGATCGGGCGGCGGCGTGGAGTTTGCGATCGTGGCTCAAGTCCCTTGCGGAGGAGCGGTAGAGGTTCTTCGATATGAGCCTGATGGCTGGTCGAAAGTAGCGGCGGGTGCTGCCACAGGCTACATGAAAACGTCGTTTTTAGGAGGATGA